A single Prevotella sp. E15-22 DNA region contains:
- a CDS encoding helicase-related protein, producing MLIDNRNDRYPPSGLGIKTVWDFINMYSGNQSQQMGRLDIVTGYFTIRALSKLYREIPETDTFRIVSSEMVRPDEATDDIIDLLNGDQSIDTALELDEYAEEAKAFLERNNVQVKSILNAFCHAKAYMFKNSNPRGQGYYLTGSSNMTDAGLGLKKTSNVELTIGEAVNGANPDYTEVCSWFEDIWRDAKDKIQDPDDSKAGLISVKEFFIRKIEEYFKKYTPEEIYYKILYELFKADLDLDGTSLEHQQDMSLLQTSEIWRTLFNYQQKGVISLIKMLRKYNGAILADAVGLGKTFSALAVIKYFQIQGYTTVLLCPKKLQQNWTQYLKGAGSRFDKDKFDYQVRFHTDLQNERLQTAYDTFRLDYLQKREKLLLVIDESHNLRNEKSGRYQELMEKLIQVQSQKEGHQLKVLMLSATPINTGLRDVKGQFNLIGRGKDNAFDTDDFGVESLRNLFADSHRKYTEWCKDPDRTIGSFIAKLQPKFFNLTDKLIVARTRHLIEKTLGEDMGFPEKAKPQNVYQGVDHFGKYQSTDEIYDAFDKLTLTAYQPSLFLPDSQQKAKKGAKSDWEDNVNRERFLVKMMGILFMKRLESSWFSCMLTVKKVLDVHEQTLQKVLEYKEHQRNGELDIDVPDEDENFDVDDMFTLRKGTIRLSDMKNLGGFEAGLRYNVNRLNEIYKSLQTFEEDYHNGFEQDLKMEELIRILKEKQKANNKKVVVFTAYSDTAKFLYDELQKRGFAHIATVSGSDIHSSGNHHTNDFQEVLQSFAPYSKLYKEKDWSTLYEDSKLDTEQYYNAEKRQWNVPYELWEQLVREREPATARLLDDPVDILIASDCLSEGQNLQDADMQVNYDIHWNPVRLIQRFGRIDRIGSPNKLVQCVNFWPAKSFEQYLRLESRIMNRMVTMNLVGSETQELNDAYLQMEKDNPLIDKNADRLLAELENNSISDIESPRTLSLKDFSLEVYRQDLLDYFERYKQQLESMPNGIYSGFRNEDTLFEHVPESLVAVIGYPKREQNTKSHHYREIYLMCQPADKSQAPTFTEMNRAEVLDFLRKNKYQDRYLPDWIESHQKERLSKLSAIVQEWMEEKVPQQAVIDMKDRFRSKGSMTKKSAEEESLDKKFQKENFDLIAWEYVSK from the coding sequence ATGCTTATAGACAATCGTAACGATCGTTATCCCCCAAGTGGCTTGGGTATCAAGACCGTGTGGGATTTCATCAACATGTATTCTGGTAACCAGTCACAGCAGATGGGACGTCTGGATATTGTGACAGGCTACTTCACTATCCGTGCGCTGAGTAAGCTATACAGGGAAATTCCTGAAACGGATACCTTCCGCATTGTTTCTTCTGAGATGGTAAGACCAGACGAGGCGACTGATGACATTATCGACCTGTTGAATGGCGACCAGAGTATTGACACAGCCCTCGAGTTGGACGAATATGCTGAGGAAGCAAAGGCTTTCTTGGAGCGTAACAACGTGCAGGTAAAAAGCATTCTGAATGCATTCTGCCATGCAAAGGCCTATATGTTTAAGAACTCCAACCCTCGTGGTCAGGGTTACTATCTGACAGGCAGCAGTAATATGACAGATGCTGGTCTTGGTCTCAAGAAAACCTCAAATGTGGAGCTGACTATTGGCGAAGCTGTTAATGGTGCCAATCCAGACTATACAGAGGTTTGTTCTTGGTTTGAGGACATCTGGCGTGATGCTAAAGATAAGATTCAAGATCCTGATGACAGTAAGGCAGGCTTGATTAGTGTAAAAGAATTCTTTATTCGCAAGATAGAGGAATACTTCAAGAAATACACACCTGAGGAAATCTATTACAAGATACTTTATGAATTGTTCAAGGCTGATTTAGACCTTGACGGCACGTCACTCGAACATCAGCAAGATATGTCGTTGCTGCAAACTAGTGAGATATGGCGCACCCTGTTCAATTACCAGCAAAAGGGAGTTATCTCGTTGATTAAAATGCTGCGAAAGTACAATGGCGCCATCCTTGCCGATGCTGTTGGTTTGGGTAAGACCTTCTCTGCATTGGCAGTCATAAAGTATTTCCAGATTCAAGGTTACACCACCGTATTGCTTTGCCCTAAGAAATTGCAGCAAAACTGGACGCAATATCTGAAAGGAGCTGGTTCACGCTTTGACAAAGATAAGTTCGACTATCAAGTGCGCTTCCATACAGATCTTCAGAATGAGCGCCTGCAAACGGCCTACGATACATTCCGTTTGGATTATTTGCAAAAACGTGAAAAGTTATTGTTGGTTATTGACGAGAGCCACAACCTTCGCAATGAGAAATCAGGCCGCTATCAGGAACTGATGGAAAAACTCATTCAGGTTCAGTCGCAAAAAGAGGGACACCAACTAAAGGTGCTCATGCTTTCTGCTACGCCTATCAATACAGGACTGCGCGATGTGAAAGGGCAATTCAATCTGATTGGCCGTGGAAAAGATAATGCTTTTGATACTGATGATTTTGGTGTTGAGTCACTGCGAAACCTCTTTGCTGATAGTCATAGAAAATACACGGAATGGTGTAAAGACCCAGATCGCACAATAGGCTCGTTCATTGCCAAACTGCAACCTAAGTTCTTTAACTTGACAGATAAACTTATCGTAGCTCGTACACGCCATTTGATCGAAAAAACATTAGGTGAGGATATGGGCTTTCCAGAGAAGGCAAAACCACAAAATGTTTATCAGGGCGTTGACCATTTTGGCAAGTATCAGAGTACAGATGAAATCTATGATGCCTTCGATAAATTGACACTGACGGCTTACCAACCAAGTCTATTCCTACCTGATTCACAGCAGAAAGCCAAGAAGGGAGCAAAAAGCGATTGGGAAGACAACGTAAACCGTGAACGCTTCCTTGTGAAGATGATGGGCATCCTGTTTATGAAGCGACTGGAGAGTTCGTGGTTTTCTTGTATGCTCACCGTCAAGAAAGTACTTGATGTGCATGAGCAAACGCTGCAAAAGGTGCTCGAATATAAGGAACACCAAAGAAATGGAGAGTTAGATATTGATGTACCTGATGAGGATGAGAACTTCGATGTTGACGATATGTTCACTCTTCGCAAAGGAACTATTCGTCTGAGCGACATGAAGAATCTTGGCGGTTTCGAGGCTGGCTTGCGCTACAATGTGAATCGTCTGAATGAAATCTATAAGAGTCTGCAAACCTTTGAAGAAGACTATCATAATGGTTTTGAGCAAGACTTGAAGATGGAGGAGCTTATCAGGATTCTCAAAGAGAAGCAAAAGGCAAACAATAAAAAAGTGGTTGTCTTTACTGCTTATAGTGATACAGCCAAGTTTCTCTATGATGAACTGCAGAAGCGAGGCTTTGCACATATTGCTACAGTTTCAGGTTCTGATATTCATAGTTCAGGAAATCATCATACCAATGACTTTCAAGAAGTTCTGCAAAGTTTTGCACCTTATAGCAAACTCTACAAGGAAAAGGATTGGAGTACGCTTTATGAAGATTCGAAACTCGATACAGAACAGTATTACAATGCAGAAAAGCGCCAGTGGAATGTCCCTTATGAATTGTGGGAGCAATTGGTCAGAGAGAGAGAACCAGCTACGGCTCGTCTGCTTGATGATCCTGTCGATATTCTGATAGCCTCAGACTGTCTATCAGAAGGTCAGAATTTGCAAGATGCTGATATGCAGGTGAATTACGACATCCATTGGAATCCTGTTCGTCTAATCCAGCGTTTTGGCCGTATTGACCGTATTGGCTCACCTAATAAGTTGGTGCAATGTGTTAATTTCTGGCCTGCAAAATCCTTTGAACAATACCTCCGTTTGGAAAGTCGCATCATGAATCGAATGGTGACCATGAATCTTGTTGGTTCAGAGACCCAGGAACTGAACGATGCCTATTTACAGATGGAAAAAGATAACCCTCTGATTGACAAGAATGCAGACCGTCTCTTGGCAGAGTTGGAAAACAACAGCATCAGCGACATCGAATCTCCACGTACCTTGTCGCTCAAAGACTTCTCACTCGAAGTTTATCGTCAGGATTTACTCGACTACTTTGAACGCTACAAGCAGCAGTTAGAAAGTATGCCGAATGGTATCTACTCAGGTTTTAGAAACGAAGATACGCTTTTTGAGCATGTTCCAGAATCGTTGGTGGCTGTCATTGGCTATCCCAAACGTGAACAGAATACCAAGAGTCATCACTATCGTGAAATCTATCTGATGTGCCAACCCGCCGACAAATCGCAGGCTCCCACTTTCACAGAAATGAATCGTGCAGAGGTACTAGACTTCCTGCGTAAAAACAAATATCAGGATCGCTATCTGCCAGACTGGATTGAGAGTCATCAGAAAGAGCGTCTGTCGAAGTTATCTGCCATTGTGCAGGAATGGATGGAGGAGAAGGTGCCACAACAGGCGGTTATAGATATGAAAGATCGCTTCCGCTCTAAAGGAAGTATGACAAAAAAATCTGCTGAAGAGGAAAG